A portion of the Bacillus thuringiensis genome contains these proteins:
- a CDS encoding preprotein translocase yields MNNSDMMLRLLTDLKIEHQELKEQLEKLQLKLTSLEEKNSNKKTIVAKQNRISGFPTSFHDWRKSTQKNKY; encoded by the coding sequence ATGAATAATTCAGATATGATGCTACGTTTACTTACAGATTTGAAGATAGAACACCAAGAATTGAAAGAACAGTTAGAAAAATTACAATTAAAGCTGACATCTCTTGAAGAAAAAAACTCGAATAAAAAAACAATTGTTGCAAAACAAAATCGGATTTCTGGATTTCCAACATCTTTTCATGATTGGAGAAAATCTACTCAAAAAAATAAATACTAA
- a CDS encoding recombinase family protein — translation MKIGYVRVSTVVQNLDLQIDALKAYGCDEIFEDKLSGIAGKRPGLEKALQYVRPGDSLVVWRLDRLGRTMHHLIQIVNELNEQGVSFYSVQENITMDRSSATGQLMFHLFASFAEFERNLIRERTEAGRIAARARGRFGGRPEKLGEKEQQMIQTLVSKKTPIKDIAQILKISRTTVYRYLQK, via the coding sequence TTGAAAATTGGTTATGTTCGTGTATCAACTGTAGTTCAAAATTTGGATTTACAAATAGATGCTTTAAAGGCGTATGGATGTGATGAAATATTTGAAGATAAGTTGAGTGGCATCGCTGGAAAAAGGCCCGGCCTTGAAAAAGCTCTTCAATATGTGAGACCTGGTGATTCTCTTGTAGTCTGGCGACTTGATCGTTTAGGGAGAACGATGCATCATCTTATCCAAATTGTAAATGAATTAAATGAACAGGGCGTTAGTTTCTATAGTGTACAAGAAAATATCACGATGGATCGCTCTAGCGCTACAGGACAATTAATGTTTCACTTATTTGCTTCTTTTGCAGAATTTGAAAGAAACCTCATTCGTGAACGGACAGAAGCGGGACGAATTGCTGCAAGGGCTCGGGGACGTTTTGGTGGAAGACCTGAAAAATTAGGAGAAAAAGAACAACAAATGATACAAACACTCGTGTCTAAGAAAACCCCCATTAAAGATATTGCGCAAATATTAAAGATTTCTCGTACAACAGTGTATCGTTATTTACAGAAATAG
- a CDS encoding IS6 family transposase produces MRYFKGKQFKKDIILVAVGYYCRFSLSYRDVSELLRERGISVHPTTIMRWVHEYGNLIYQIWKKKNKSAHFAWHLDETYIKVKGEWCYLYRAIDRKGYTLDIQLRKTREHQAAYMFMKRLVKAFGEPTVLTTDKAPALLCALKKLKNNGFYVHTKHCTVKHFNNLIEQDHRHIKRRFVKSAGFQNLRHASRTIKGIETIHALYKRRRSFSQDFAFSAYQELQQLMMMA; encoded by the coding sequence ATGAGATATTTTAAAGGAAAACAGTTCAAGAAAGATATTATTTTGGTAGCCGTCGGCTACTACTGTCGTTTTTCTTTAAGTTATCGAGATGTATCTGAACTTTTGAGAGAACGTGGAATATCGGTTCATCCTACAACCATTATGCGTTGGGTGCATGAATATGGCAATTTGATCTATCAAATTTGGAAGAAGAAAAATAAATCAGCACATTTCGCATGGCATTTAGATGAAACCTACATCAAAGTCAAAGGAGAGTGGTGTTATCTTTATCGTGCGATTGATCGAAAAGGATACACCTTGGATATTCAACTTCGTAAAACAAGGGAACATCAAGCCGCTTATATGTTTATGAAAAGGTTAGTGAAAGCTTTTGGAGAACCAACAGTTCTCACAACAGACAAGGCTCCAGCTCTACTTTGTGCGCTCAAAAAACTGAAAAATAATGGTTTTTATGTGCATACGAAACATTGTACTGTTAAGCATTTCAATAATCTCATCGAACAAGATCATAGACATATCAAGCGACGTTTTGTCAAATCCGCAGGATTTCAAAACCTCCGCCATGCTTCACGTACAATCAAAGGAATCGAAACCATTCATGCCCTTTACAAACGAAGGCGAAGTTTTTCACAAGACTTCGCCTTTTCGGCATACCAGGAATTACAACAGTTAATGATGATGGCTTAA